Proteins encoded together in one Theileria parva strain Muguga chromosome 3 map unlocalized ctg_530, whole genome shotgun sequence window:
- a CDS encoding DNA polymerase (pol2) family protein, whose amino-acid sequence MVKNKKNVIESALSKLRNQREGKANLIDEYQVEDENDQIYEIITEEEFNERNRKRKLEDFIEGPDYSDDEEDLELLEEQVERLGRKASKGVPHGKSIQQHFIEMAAQDSLSYHQPKPTETDKALLERLTKFEEELDNDTNDLGPTVLQNQFVTPQMYTQPSYLSQALMQASAEAHLPENLFKAYQPGIALVHQSQEMVEEPKIDSAILESFREVEMDEDVVIDSGQSPPQYTQPDALTLSEDLAFYLLDLCEDGGYLQLFGRIRTSGTDTESCMVTVKNMYRSLFFKPRMDLLFNELGEVVETASDGVIKSSDPLYERHLMMNFFNEFEVIRKDYGIKKIKYKLVKRSLLTYGPTKPEFYIKVCYPFQFQILNKQHLSGKFYEDVYHNHSTQVELFLLKRRIKGPTWLRLTDYQKSTDSLSYCKVEIEIDSHKNVQLWHSKNNEELFTPKLNILSISIKTLFTTPTHQEVFIISCVYNKYNIDETAMKDNYQFIGIRKPQNLQWPNELKHFLEKRNYFRIFEQERGLLAYFMNYLRGIDPDVVIGHDIHQNCVDLLVKRCNLLNIPLRLSLSRLKLVKKSHSPILFGRLFCDTRLLTKELNPSKENYNLITCVNDILEIKNVGDLNFYSRSAFSMTEIQNLFGKPDSIKHLLKLVHSNLLASKHILQLLFKLQILPLTKELTIIAGNTWSRSIQCARSERIDFLLMHEFYRNKYILDNVFNKFKEQMDDTKSYEGGLVFEPISGLYDNFILLLDFNSLYPSIIQEYNICFTTTVANGEESVVILDNVGVLPSILKRLVELRLNIKNIIKGEKNETRRVQLSTRQLALKLIANSIYGCLGSNFSRFHCKYIASYITKLGRELLRSTKEKVENVFNLQVIYGDTDSLMINTNIRDDGNLTNYNAANQLANNLVTFINKSHKKLEIGIDAVFTRLLLLKKKKYASLKVVDYGSGQFEREIKGLDFIRRDWSLLTKEIGNKLLNIILNSNYYDGVDGIVQEIHSTLINLNEQLNNQSIELSKFLITKQLTKNPKEYSDVQNLPHVSVALRLNEKGLGNYSTGHEISYIICTKSSATKFHTNTTSDKDNSAENNVNSSGNIGGSLSFRAFSYNEVMENGLEVDISYYKQQQLLPPILRLCSIIEGTDIQRLSRCLQIEKSIAVTQEYNYEQESKVLSLIKRSHENYRDVEINSQLSCQHCNGPVLPSFFLKYFKCNHCLRWLPLHLLRNWVDRLLYELTVQSSFCIRVCNICNVTTLNVTLGDVDRCPQPTCQSNDSMQTIFTSNKVYMYYDYLVYMLEGKLNNPLKDTETNNTTQTSAAANNTEENEENLVNVMIDLDGKLTILYDEPFGEVRTFDEVIDEVTRGSAVRASSALRLCAQHIIGLMEAIPYLRYYTLDYQKEREILCNRVKTLQLKNSYSVVDLSQLFHLLSPFSN is encoded by the exons ATGGTAAAAAACAAGAAAAATGTGATCGAATCAGCCCTTTCGAAATTAAGAAACCAGAGAGAAGGGAAGGCAAACCTAATCGATGAATATCAA GTGGAAGATGAGAACGATCAGATCTACGAGATAATAACTGAGGAGGAATTTAATGAGAGGAACAGGAAAAGAAAACTTGAAGATTTTATAGAAGGGCCTG ATTACAGTGACGATGAGGAGGATTTGGAGTTGTTAGAGGAACAAGTAGAGCGATTGGGGCGGAAGGCTTCTAAAGGTGTTCCTCATGGGAAATCTATCCAACAACACTTTATTGAGATGGCTGCTCAGGACAGTCTTTCGTACCACCAACCAAAACCTACAGAAACAGACAAGGCTCTGTTGGAACGATTGACAAAGTTTGAGGAGGAACTTGACAATGATACTAATGATTTAGGGCCAACTGTGTTACAGAATCAGTTTGTAACTCCACAAATGTATACACAACCAAGTTACCTATCACAAGCACTAATGCAAGCATCAGCTGAAGCACATTTACCggaaaatttattcaaagCTTATCAACCAGGAATCGCACTCGTTCATCAATCTcaa GAAATGGTTGAGGAACCTAAGATAGATTCGGCCATATTGGAAAGTTTTAGAGAAGTTGAAATGGATGAAGATGTAGTTATCGATTCAGGACAATCTCCACCTCAATATACTC AACCTGATGCATTGACGTTGAGTGAGGATTTGGCGTTTTATTTATTGGATTTATGTGAAGATGGAGGATATTTACAGTTATTTGGTCGAATTCGTACTAGTGGAACTGATACCGAAAGTTGTATGGTAACTGTTAAGAACATGTATCGTTCGTTGTTCTTTAAGCCAAGGATGGACTTGCTGTTTAATGAGTTGGGAGAGGTTGTTGAGACAGCCTCTGATGGAGTAATTAAAAGCAGTGACCCACTCTATGAACGTCACTTAATGATGAACTTTTTCAACGAGTTTGAAGTCATAAGAAAAGACTATGGGATcaagaaaattaaatataaacttgTCAAGAGATCACTACTTACCTATGGCCCAACTAAGCCagaattttacattaaagTTTGTTACCCGTTccaatttcaaattttaaacaaacaACATCTAAGCGGAAAGTTTTATGAGGATGTTTATCACAACCATTCTACACAAGTGGAATTATTTCTG TTGAAGAGGAGGATAAAGGGCCCAACGTGGTTGAGACTAACTGATTACCAGAAATCAACTGATAGTTTATCATATTGTAAGGTTGAGATTGAGATTGACTCACACAAAAATGTGCAACTCTGGCACTCTAAAAACAATGAAGAGCTTTTCACACCCAAACTTAACATTCTTTCAATCTCAATCAAAACGCTTTTCACCACACCAACTCATCAAGAG GTGTTTATAATAAGTTGTGTGTATAATAAGTATAACATTGATGAGACTGCGATGAAGGATAATTATCAGTTTATTGGTATTAGGAAGCCTCAGAATCTCCAATGGCCAAATGAACTCAAACATTTCCTTGAAAAAAGGAACTATTTCCGTATTTTCGAACAAGAAAGAGGACTATTGGCTTATTTCATGAACTACCTCAGG GGAATCGATCCCGACGTGGTGATTGGACATGACATTCATCAGAACTGTGTTGATCTACTGGTGAAACGTTGTAATTTACTCAATATTCCATTGAGATTATCACTTTCAAGGCTCAAACTGGTCAAGAAATCACATTCACCAATACTTTTTGGGAGATTATTTTGTGATACAAGATTGCTAACCAAAGAATTAAATCCCTCTAAG gaAAATTACAATTTGATAACGTGTGTGAATGACATATTGGAGATAAAGAATGTTGGAGATCTGAATTTTTATAGCAGGTCAGCATTTAGCATGACTGAAATCCAAAACCTTTTTGGTAAACCAGACTCGATTAAGCACTTGCTTAAACTAGTGCATTCAAATCTATTGGCCTCTAAACATATACTACAACTTCTGTTTAAACTTCAG ATATTACCATTGACGAAAGAATTGACAATAATCGCTGGAAACACTTGGTCAAGAAGTATACAATGTGCCAG GTCTGAGAGGATTGATTTTTTGTTAATGCACGAGTTCTATCGCAATAAGTACATTCTCGATAACGTCttcaacaaatttaaagagCAAA TGGATGATACGAAGAGTTATGAGGGAGGGTTGGTGTTTGAGCCAATATCGGGTTTGTACGATAACTTCATCCTGTTGCTTGATTTCAACTCCTTGTACCCGTCGATAATCCAGGAATATAACATTTGCTTTACGACAACAGTTGCAAATGGCGAGGAAAGCGTCGTGATCCTGGACAACGTTGGAGTCCTCCCATCGATTCTTAAACGTCTAGTTGAACTACGTCTTAATATCAAGAATATCATTAAAGGCGAGAAGAACGAGACCAGAAGAGTCCAGCTTTCAACAAGACAACTGGCGTTGAAACTTATCGCAAATTCTATTTACGGCTGCTTGGGAAGTAATTTTTCAAGATTTCATTGCAAATATATCGCTTCTTACATTACTAAACTAG GTCGTGAGTTATTGAGGAGCACTAAGGAGAAGGTGGAGAATgtgtttaatttacaagTAATTTATGGTGACACAGATTCTTTGATGATAAACACGAACATCCGGGATGATGGGAATCTAACAAATTACAATGCAGCAAACCAACTTGCTAATAACCTTGTCACTTTCATTAACAAATCACACAAAAAGTTGGAAATCGGCATAGACGCTGTTTTCACACGCTTGCTGCTACTCAAAAAGAAGAAATACGCATCActcaaa GTGGTCGACTATGGGAGTGGACAATTTGAGAGAGAGATAAAGGGGTTGGATTTTATTCGTCGTGACTGGTCACTTCTAACAAAG gaaatTGGAAACAAATTGcttaacattattttaaactcaaATTACTACGACGGAGTCGACGGAATTGTACAAGAAATACACTCAACGCTTATTAATCTCAACGAACAACTCAATAATCAATC AATTGAATTGAGTAAGTTTTTGATAACGAAGCAGCTGACGAAGAACCCAAAAGAGTATAGCGATGTGCAAAACTTACCACACGTCTCTGTGGCTCTAAGACTAAATGAAAAAGGGCTTGGAAATTATTCAACAGGACATGAAATTTCATATATCATATGCACCAAATCGTCAGCAACTAAGTTCCACACGAATACCACTAGTGACAAGGATAATAGTgctgaaaataatgttaatagtaGTGGTAATATTGGTGGTAGTTTGAGTTTCAGAGCGTTTAGCTATAATGAAGTAATGGAGAATGGGTTGGAGGTTGACATAAGTTACTACAAACAACAGCAGCTGTTACCTCCAATATTACGTTTGTGTAGTATAATTGAGGGTACAGATATACAACGGCTTTCCAGGTGTTTACAAATCGAAAAGAGCATAGCCGTTACACAGGAGTACAATTATGAACAAGAATCTAAAGTTTTATCTCTAATCAAAAGATCACACGAGAACTACAGAGAC GTGGAGATAAATTCTCAATTATCATGTCAACATTGTAACGGCCCAGTTCTACCCAGTTTCTTCCTCAAA TATTTTAAGTGTAATCATTGTCTGAGGTGGTTACCGTTACATTTATTGAGGAATTGGGTTGACCGTTTGTTATACGAATTAACAGTGCAATCATCTTTCTGTATTAGAGTCTGTAACATCTGTAATGTTACCACACTCAACGTAACTCTAG GAGATGTTGACAGATGCCCACAACCAACGTGTCAATCTAACGACTCTATGCAAACCATTTTCACATCAAACAAAGTCTAC atgTATTACGATTATTTGGTGTATATGCTGGAGGgcaaattaaataatccTCTAAAAGATACCGAGACGAATAATACTACACAGACCAGTGCTGCTGCTAATAATACAGAGGAAAATGAGGAAAATTTGGTGAATGTGATGATTGATCTTGATGGGAAGTTGACAATATTGTATGATGAGCCATTCGGAGAAGTACGAACATTTGATGAAGTTATTGATGAAGTGACGAGAGGAAGCGCAGTGAGAGCAAGCTCAGCCCTAAGGCTGTGCGCGCAGCACATCATAGGACTAATGGAGGCAATCCCGTATCTGCGCTACTACACATTGGACTACCAGAAGGAGAGAGAAATTCTCTGTAATCGAGTTAAAACATTACAGCTTAAAAATTCATATAGCGTTGTGGATTTATCACAACTCTTCCATCTACTCTCCCCATTCAGTAATTAA
- the rpoA gene encoding DNA-directed RNA polymerase subunit alpha has protein sequence MFINFNIFLSILICVYLDLFFGFKCFKFQIFSYCLVIRRSGPLFNRNVLSYIIKSHNKFNSFPLKVKFDDDIKKIDFPIEREAPLKNVQIPPWAIEFTGKKEPEEPYVPRHFTQKEIEAGIEEFNVEARKKSKTQHIRISDCGIKSYGFKFKQVQPVRHHNGKAFTFFYVHSLHTDVIPVFLNSLRRVAKRHLGSGRITALRIPGMDNEFYSVVGLREDFFELVRNLRGVIFKNVPKTATFTNPVIATLRLKGPIIAVAGHLKFDNKKSSKTNPNSTDESTDKNADNTDAKVENAENVINDYVYDKKYTGEIEVINKNHYICSLSQGCYLTMDVKIEYISNYVIPEHGPESLNRDITPDGFIHFCSSVNPVEVFGFTGERRGLDEQSTSEIVTLEVHTDGSATPRVALLKSATFLLNWFDRTLYALRTNLSRDFYALKKENMFNTSPLMLNHELNRNLPWNPYLSPEQRVANKLKWFYRKDVKRQYPIDPDSKMAKDEQKAEWNRVLEEQMAYERRIPPIFSDDETDFEDDILIKEAEEQEEKDKNPPDWVFKDPVGFGNIGQHNVLAFDNEPELLPDEPYN, from the exons atgtttattaattttaatatttttttatctattttgATTTGTGTGTATCTcgatttattttttggctttaaatgttttaaattccAAATCTTCTCTTATTGTTTAGTTATTAGGCGTTCTGGACCTCTGTTTAACAGGAATGTTTTATcgtatattattaaatcgcataataaatttaactctTTCCCCCTGAAAGTAAAATTCGACGATGATATTAAGAAGATTGATTTCCCAATTGAGCGTGAAGCTCCTTTAAAGAATGTTCAGATCCCGCCAT GGGCGATTGAGTTTACTGGTAAAAAAGAGCCTGAAGAGCCTTACGTACCAAGACACTTTACACAAAAGGAAATTGAAGCTGGGATCGAAGAATTCAAT gTTGAAGCTCGGAAAAAATCAAAGACTCAACATATACGAATTTCAGAT TGTGGAATAAAAAGTTATGGATTCAAGTTTAAACAAGTTCAACCTGTTCGCCATCATAATGGGAAGGCCTTCACCTTTTTCTACGTTCATTCTCTCCACACCGACGTTATTCCTGTTTTCCTCAATAGCCTTAGACGGGTCGCAAAACGTCACCTCGGCTCTGGTCGTATCACTGCTCTTCGCATCCCTGGTATGGATAACGAGTTTTACTCGGTTGTGGGTCTTCGTGAGGACTTCTTTGAGCTTGTTCGTAACCTCCGAGGCGTTATTTTCAAAAACGTGCCCAAAACTGCTACATTCACCAATCCTGTTATCGCTACATTGAGGCTCAAAGGACCAATTATAGCCGTTGCGGGccatttaaaatttg ataataaaaaatcatcCAAAACTAACCCTAACAGTACTGATGAGTCTACTGATAAGAACGCCGATAATACGGATGCCAAAGTTGAAAATGCGGAAAATGTGATAAATGACTATGTgtatgataaaaaatacactGGTGAGATAGAAGTGATAAACAAGAACCATTACATTTGTTCCCTTTCCCAGGGCTGTTACTTAACAATGGACGTGAAGATTGAGTACATTTCGAATTATGTAATTCCTGAGCACGGGCCTGAATCCCTCAATCGCGACATAACTCCTGACGGGTTCATCCACTTCTGCTCAAGTGTCAATCCCGTGGAAGTTTTTGGCTTCACTGGCGAACGTCGAGGACTTGATGAGCAGAGCACCAGCGAGATTGTAACTCTTGAGGTCCATACTGATGGTTCCGCCACACCTAGAGTAGCCCTACTCAAAAGTGCAACTTTCCTCCTCAACTGGTTTGATCGAACTCTTTACGCTTTGAGGACTAATTTAAGTCGAGACTTCTATGCTCTCAAAAAAGAAAATATGTTCAACACCTCACCACTCATGCTTAACCATGAACT AAATCGTAACTTACCTTGGAATCCGTATTTATCACCTGAACAAAGAGTTGCTAACAAACTGAAGTGGTTTTACCGAAAAGACGTTAAGCGTCAGTATCCCATAGACCCCGATTCGAAGATGGCTAAGGATGAGCAGAAGGCGGAGTGGAACAGAGTTTTGGAGGAGCAAATGGCGTATGAGAGGAGAATCCCTCCAATATTTAGTGACGATGAAACGGACTTTGAGGATGATATTCTCATTAAGGAGGCTGAAGAACAGGAGGAAAAGGATAAGAATCCGCCTGATTGGGTCTTTAAGGATCCCGTCGGCTTTGGAAACATTGGACAACACAACGTCCTTGCATTTGACAATGAACCAGAATTGCTTCCAGATGAACCATACAACtga
- the U2AF65A gene encoding Splicing factor U2af large subunit A — MKRNKSRSKSRSRHKYKRDSLSKERDRRDRSRDRDRRYRSRDRRSRSRDRRSRSRDWRSRSRERSSRRNYRFDSPPKLDAKKQFGLANYAAQSGLEGLGSKAFREIYIGNIPPVGDIEILMDIINQALISVNGTSMPGNPCLKGWISSDGHYAFIELRTMEEASNCMQLTGLNIMGHNIKVNRPKTFDADVFSKAPSPTVPTLDPSLLAMGVQALKSAKEQIAAASDILAAEKAKPITDRLCLVGIPKDTDQQTVVDTLRLHGTIKFTNFIMEKGEMVVLFEYENLEDQKTALESLPKQGYRVILAIDAVTQGIISPQQIKTQLANCSLMRAEIPTRVLLLSNLVSKDELEDDEEYVDIIDDVRCECELYGVVLRVELPRVPKGLTEEEMKAFDPTSVGSAFVLFSTVESASKARKVLDGRKFGQRTVHAHFFSELYFLTGKFGNPKPNFAKEHSSIYNTELITNPNIAADILNKLETNHETNNTT; from the exons ATGAAAAGGAATAAATCACGTAGTAAGTCACGCAGTAGACACAAATACAAACGAGATTCCTTGAGTAAAGAGAGGGATCGAAGAGATAGAAGTAGAGATAGAGATAGAAGATACAGGTCAAGAGATAGACGAAGTCGATCAAGAGATAGAAGGAGTAGGTCCAGGGATTGGAGAAGTAGATCAAGAGAGAGAAGTAGTAGAAGGAATTATAGATTTGATTCACCACCCAAACTTGATGCTAAAAAACAATTTGGATTGGCCAACTATGCAGCGCAGTCAG GATTGGAGGGACTTGGTTCTAAAGCGTTTAGGGAGATTTATATTGGTAATATTCCACCAGTGGGTGATATTGAGATTTTGATGGATATAATAAACCAGGCATTGATATCAGTGAATGGGACTAGTATGCCTGGGAATCCTTGCCTTAAGGGCTGGATCAGTTCTGATGGCCACTACGCCTTCATTGAGCTGAGAACAATGGAGGAGGCCAGTAACTGTATGCAACTAACGGGTTTGAACATCATGGGCCACAACATAAAGGTGAACCGTCCAAAGACATTCGACGCTGACGTATTCTCAAAGGCGCCTAGTCCAACTGTGCCAACACTTGACCCATCACTACTTGCCATGGGAGTTCAAGCACTCAAGAGCGCAAAGGAACAAATCGCAGCAGCATCAGATATACTTGCAGCGGAAAAGGCTAAACCAATAACTGATCGTTTGTGCTTAGTAGGAATACCAAAGGATACTGACCAACAAACTGTTGTAGATACATTACGATTACATGGAACTATCAAATTCACAAATTTCATCATGG AGAAGGGAGAAATGGTTGTATTGTTTGAGTATGAAAATTTGGAAGACCAGAAGACAGCTTTAGAATCCCTTCCGAAACAAGGATATCGAGTGATTCTAGCCATTGACGCTGTTACTCAGGGGATTATTTCACCTCAGCAAATTAAAACTCAGCTTGCAAATTGTAGTTTAATGAGGGCAGAAATACCAACAAGAGTTCTTTTGTTATCAAACCTCGTCTCGAAAGATGAACTTGAGGATGATGAAGAGTATGTAGACATCATTGACGACGTCAGATGTGAATGTGAGCTTTATGGAGTGGTTCTGAGAGTTGAGTTACCAAGAGTGCCAAAAGGTCTGACCGAAGAGGAGATGAAGGCTTTTGACCCAACAAGTGTCGGTTCAGCCTTTGTGCTCTTCTCAACAGTCGAGTCAGCGTCAAAAGCAAGGAAAGTACTCGACGGAAGGAAGTTTGGTCAGAGAACAGTTCATGCCCATTTTTTCAGTGAATTGTATTTTCTGACAGGTAAATTTGGAAACCCAAAACCTAACTTCGCAAAGGAACACTCCTCAATTTACAATACAGAGTTGATAACTAACCCAAACATCGCAGCAGATATACTAAATAAGTTGGAAACCAATCATGAAACCAATAATACCACTTAA
- the FAS2 gene encoding WD domain G-beta repeat protein: MPKVFLPQILWHSKDNKRCDRIYSIHFQPVTHLNNNAQTATENLKNNTHTDTNLTNNISSINHNTDNINSNTAGVPNVENNVHNLENNTNNNTNVTTSSENTVNNTTNATTSNTDTTNTTNLSKNTNISNNSDNVIVLRLATGGADEFVHIWQITIHDDAPQYTRYVKSVEGSGEKADFEQPLSIKILARLVGHIGEVNSVRWSNSGHILASGGEDRCIFLWMKSNKPSNLNEDTQYDYEEYWAKTHYFRLSNVVNTICWCPDDRVLSVSTEDGHVSLVDTQIEGPGKIRYFDGHSNFAQGVSIDPKNELLASMGSDQSLRVWKRRNQKGWKNVLVLKAARDRGDLIPVSELENNLELRKYGRYVFMSEELKTFFRRLDWSPDGRLLVTPAGIRHDRNTTLDDNSSDASQTTSYTLYIFHRKLLNFGIPMLTHQSPTGPFVVVKFCPINFSVFDKKKQNFFNLLMNSARNKMKPIKKKLEKQEKSSILNFAKIDSFFTLHNSTNDTLDVTNTVDNIVNNVENMDDTTNDIDTVDNTINNIEDVNHVADTTNLDTMNVVDIGNVDNLVRLEDDEEMYDNSQSTNSTELTELIPYDNEDGANVDDTTNNGDTTNNDDINSVNEYTDELMELDVGEVETDVQDHINVVEDQLMENQQYDVTNDNGDGKTVDNMADVVDDNATEDNTVENNNTVNDDTDNGNEDNNNAGDIIDKRYNLRKVRKSIIPIYNNEIIKPKIKRIKHKSNKHKHTTTETNNVKSELELDEEYDTDLEEELSLPRYIFAAGTIDGSLCFYDTNEKSGPIAVLKNLHLCPITDISWSPDGYICATSSSDGYITFVIFNKREIN; the protein is encoded by the exons atgcctaaagtatttttacctCAAATATTGTGGCATAGCAAGGATAACAAACGCTGTGATCGTATTTATTCCATACACTTCCAACCCGTTACACATCTAAATAATAACGCCCAAACGGCTACAGAAAACCTCAAAAATAATACTCACACGGATACTAACTTAACCAATAATATAAGTAGCATAAATCACAACACGGATAACATAAATTCTAATACCGCTGGTGTACCAAATGTGGAAAATAATGTACATAATTTAGAGAATAACACGAATAATAATACGAATGTAACTACTAGTTCAgaaaatactgtaaataataccaCCAATGCAACTACTAGTAACACGGATACAACTAATACTACAAATTTAAGCAAAAACACTAATATAAGTAATAATTCGGACAatgtaatagtattaagaCTAGCAACGGGCGGAGCAGATGAATTTGTCCATATATGGCAGATAACTATTCACGACGACGCTCCCCAGTATACCCGTTACGTGAAGAGCGTTGAAGGCTCTGGTGAGAAAGCTGACTTTGAACAGCCACTCTCCATCAAAATCTTAGCTCGTTTGGTTGGCCATATTGGCGAAGTTAATTCTGTGAGATGGTCAAATTCTGGTCACATTTTAGCTTCTGGCGGTGAAG atcgttgtatatttttatgGATGAAGAGCAACAAACCAAGTAACCTCAACGAAGATACACAATACGATTATGAAGAGTACTGGGCCAAAACTCACTATTTCAG ATTATCGAATGTGGTGAATACAATATGTTGGTGTCCTGACGATAGAGTGTTATCTGTATCCACTGAGGACGGTCATGTGTCCCTGGTTGACACTCAAATTGAAGGACCTGGTAAAATTAGATACTTTGATGGACACTCGAACTTCGCACAGGGTGTCTCCATTGATCCCAAAAACGAACTCTTAGCTTCCATGGGATCTGATCAATC aTTAAGAGTATGGAAGAGAAGAAATCAGAAGGGCTGGAAGAATGTACTAGTACTCAAGGCTGCAAGGGATCGTGGTGATCTCATCCCA gTGAGTGAATTGGAGAATAATTTGGAATTGAGGAAATACGGTCGTTACGTGTTTATGTCAGAAGAGTTGAAGACGTTTTTCAGGAGACTTGACTGGTCGCCTGACGGACGTCTATTGGTAACTCCGGCAGGGATAAGACATGATCGTAACACCACTTTAGATGATAACTCGTCTGACGCTTCACAAACCACGTCGTACACTTTGTATATTTTCCATCGGAAGCTGTTGAATTTTGGGATCCCAATGCTAACACACCAGTCACCCACAGGGCCGTTTGTAGTTGTCAAATTCTGTCCAATAAATTTCTCTGTATTTGACAAGAAAAAACAAAACTTCTTCAACCTACTCATGAACTCAGCAAGGAATAAGATGAAACCAATTAAGAAAAAGTTGGAAAAACAAGAAAAATCATCTATACTGAATTTCGCCAAAATCGACTCCTTCTTCACATTGCACAATAGTACTAACGATACCCTGGATGTTACTAATACTGTGGAtaacattgttaataatgttgaaAACATGGATGATACCACTAACGATATTGACACTGTGGATAATACCATCAACAACATCGAGGATGTGAACCATGTTGCTGATACGACCAATCTTGATACTATGAATGTCGTGGATATTGGTAATGTCGACAATCTTGTGAGATTGGAAGACGATGAAGAAATGTATGATAATTCCCAATCAACAAACTCAACGGAACTTACGGAATTAATACCATACGACAATGAAGACGGAGCTAACGTTGATGATACAACTAATAACGGCGATACCACTAATAACGATGatattaatagtgtgaatgAGTACACCGATGAATTGATGGAACTGGATGTTGGTGAAGTGGAAACAGATGTCCAAGATCATATTAATGTTGTAGAAGACCAGCTAATGGAAAATCAACAGTATGACGTTACTAATGATAATGGCGATGGTAAAACAGTTGACAATATGGCTGACGTGGTTGACGACAATGCAACTGAAGATAACACAGTTGAAAACAACAATACAGTTAACGATGACACAGATAACGGCAATGAAGATAACAATAATGCCGGTGACATAATAGATAAAAGATATAATTTAAGAAAAGTGAGAAAGAGTATAATaccaatttataataatgaaataatCAAGCCTAAAATTAAGCGTATTAAACACAAATCCAATAAACACAAACACACAACTACTGAAAccaataatgtaaaaagtGAACTGGAGTTGGATGAGGAATATGATACGGATTTAGAGGAAGAACTTAGTCTGCCGAGATATATATTTGCCGCGGGGACAATTGATGGGTCGTTGTGCTTTTATGATACAAATGAAAAGTCAGGACCAATTGCGGTGCTGAAGAATCTACACCTCTGCCCAATCACAGATATATCCTGGTCTCCCGACGGTTACATCTGCGCAACATCCTCCTCAGACGGCTATATCACATTTGTAATATTCAATAAGAGAGAAATCAATTAA